A section of the Rhodobacteraceae bacterium M382 genome encodes:
- a CDS encoding GNAT family N-acetyltransferase — protein MIDIRLADPAASDLRSLIDANLVHGADAAPAESDHTFGVDQLRGSDVRFWAAYDGATAVGCGALKSLSDGTAEVKSVYVSTAARGRGIARQIMQHLATAAQTTGITALVLETGSDLLPEYDAARALYERLGYIYCPPILGYEEDPNSAFMRLDLTSGD, from the coding sequence GTGATTGACATCAGATTGGCAGACCCGGCGGCGTCGGATCTGCGTTCGTTGATTGACGCAAACCTGGTACACGGGGCCGATGCGGCCCCGGCCGAAAGCGATCATACCTTTGGCGTCGATCAGCTGCGGGGCAGCGATGTGCGTTTCTGGGCAGCTTATGATGGCGCGACGGCCGTTGGATGCGGCGCGTTGAAATCGCTGAGCGATGGCACCGCCGAGGTCAAATCCGTTTACGTATCCACAGCGGCCCGCGGCCGCGGTATTGCCCGCCAGATCATGCAGCATCTTGCAACTGCGGCGCAGACAACAGGGATCACGGCGCTGGTATTGGAAACCGGATCTGACCTGCTGCCTGAATATGACGCAGCGCGCGCGCTGTACGAACGGCTGGGCTATATCTATTGCCCGCCGATCCTGGGGTACGAAGAAGACCCCAACAGCGCATTCATGCGGCTGGACCTGACGTCCGGCGATTGA
- a CDS encoding AMP-binding protein — protein sequence MSILNESLASRITGWNTGTDAPTAATAPEGGKSYVRGATTPPLTYVTIPQLLRDAVSRFGPREAAVFSQQNIRMSYYDLDRAVDELASGLLALGLEKGDRVGIWSPNRYEWVLTQFATARVGLILVNINPAYRLSELEYALNKVGCKALITASAFKSSDYVGMIHTLAPELDTCAPGRLQAAKLPHLRSVVVLGDGGVAGTYSFDQLCQLGGPAQQLRLDEIDKTLSPDDAINIQFTSGTTGLPKGATLSHYNIVNNARFVTDRIELTEDDRLAIPVPLYHCFGMVMGVLGAVSKGAAMVFPGESFDAAQTLDVLASERCTAVYGVPTMFVAMLQDLDHTPRDLSNLRTGIMAGAPCPVDVMEQVNTRMHMHQVTICYGMTETAPVSFQSFVSDPTDKRCETVGRVHPHLEVKIVDDTGQIVPVGARGELCTRGYSVMKGYWDDTDKTTDSIRDGWMHTGDLAVFDADGFCSIVGRVKDMIIRGGENIYPREIEEYLFRHPKISEVQVFGIPDDKFGEEACAWAIAKPGCELTGDELRDFCQGQIAHFKVPRHFRIVTEIPMTITGKPQKFVMRDQMIEMLKQDGG from the coding sequence ATGTCGATCCTGAACGAAAGCCTGGCCTCGCGGATCACCGGGTGGAATACCGGCACCGACGCGCCGACCGCAGCAACTGCGCCGGAAGGTGGCAAATCTTATGTGCGCGGGGCGACCACCCCGCCGCTGACCTATGTCACGATCCCGCAACTGCTGCGCGACGCGGTGTCCCGGTTTGGCCCGCGTGAGGCGGCTGTATTTTCGCAACAGAACATCCGGATGAGCTATTATGATCTGGACCGCGCCGTGGATGAGCTGGCCTCGGGTCTGTTGGCGCTGGGATTGGAAAAAGGAGACCGGGTCGGGATCTGGTCGCCGAACCGGTATGAATGGGTCCTGACCCAATTCGCCACCGCCAGGGTTGGTCTGATCCTCGTCAATATCAACCCGGCCTATCGCCTGTCCGAACTGGAATATGCCCTGAACAAGGTCGGCTGCAAGGCGCTGATCACTGCGAGCGCCTTTAAATCCTCGGATTATGTCGGAATGATTCACACCCTGGCCCCCGAACTGGACACATGTGCCCCAGGCCGATTACAGGCCGCAAAGCTGCCACATCTTCGCAGCGTCGTCGTGCTGGGTGATGGCGGTGTTGCGGGCACCTATTCTTTTGACCAGTTGTGCCAACTGGGTGGTCCGGCACAGCAATTGCGGCTGGACGAGATCGACAAAACCCTGTCGCCAGATGATGCCATCAATATCCAGTTCACATCCGGAACGACGGGTCTGCCCAAGGGGGCAACCCTGTCGCATTACAACATCGTCAACAACGCGCGTTTTGTCACTGACCGGATCGAACTGACCGAAGATGACAGATTGGCGATCCCCGTGCCTCTGTATCACTGTTTCGGCATGGTCATGGGGGTGCTGGGCGCGGTCAGCAAAGGTGCGGCCATGGTGTTCCCTGGCGAATCCTTTGATGCGGCCCAGACCTTGGATGTGCTGGCAAGCGAACGCTGCACGGCCGTCTATGGCGTGCCGACAATGTTTGTGGCGATGTTGCAAGATCTGGACCATACGCCCCGCGACCTGTCCAACCTGCGCACCGGCATCATGGCCGGTGCCCCCTGCCCGGTCGACGTCATGGAGCAGGTCAACACCCGGATGCATATGCATCAGGTCACCATCTGTTACGGCATGACCGAGACCGCGCCGGTGTCGTTCCAAAGTTTCGTGAGCGACCCCACTGACAAACGCTGTGAAACCGTTGGCCGGGTGCACCCGCATCTGGAGGTCAAGATTGTCGATGACACGGGCCAGATCGTTCCAGTTGGCGCGCGCGGAGAGCTGTGCACCCGCGGCTATTCGGTGATGAAGGGTTACTGGGATGACACGGACAAAACCACCGACAGCATCCGCGACGGCTGGATGCACACTGGTGATCTGGCAGTGTTTGACGCGGACGGGTTCTGTTCCATCGTCGGGCGGGTCAAGGACATGATCATCCGGGGCGGCGAAAACATCTATCCCCGCGAGATCGAAGAATACCTGTTCCGCCATCCCAAGATCAGCGAAGTTCAGGTCTTTGGCATCCCGGACGACAAATTCGGCGAAGAGGCCTGTGCCTGGGCAATTGCCAAACCCGGGTGTGAATTGACCGGGGATGAGCTGCGGGACTTCTGTCAGGGCCAGATCGCCCATTTCAAGGTGCCCCGTCATTTCCGGATCGTCACAGAGATCCCCATGACCATCACTGGCAAGCCGCAGAAATTCGTGATGCGCGACCAAATGATTGAGATGTTGAAACAGGACGGCGGTTGA
- a CDS encoding ETC complex I subunit, with protein sequence MRARIFKPARNAMTSGMAKTRKWVLEYAPASAREVDPLMGWTSSSDTQTQVRLRFTTKEEAVEYARDHGIDAQVMEPHARKANVRPGGYGENFATNRRVPWTH encoded by the coding sequence ATGCGTGCGCGGATTTTCAAGCCGGCCAGAAACGCCATGACCTCGGGTATGGCAAAAACACGGAAATGGGTGCTGGAATATGCGCCTGCATCCGCGCGTGAAGTGGACCCGCTGATGGGCTGGACGTCCTCCAGCGACACCCAGACCCAGGTGCGCTTGCGTTTCACAACCAAGGAAGAAGCGGTGGAATACGCCCGCGACCACGGTATTGATGCCCAGGTCATGGAGCCACATGCCCGCAAGGCAAATGTGCGTCCTGGCGGATACGGTGAAAACTTTGCCACCAACCGCCGCGTTCCCTGGACCCACTAA